One stretch of Pseudoramibacter sp. DNA includes these proteins:
- the nusB gene encoding transcription antitermination factor NusB, which translates to MNKQKRKFERELAYRAIFQIGFEADDMSQIKDKVLATLNNGAGFEQLENSEEGIISSDKYGYARLLVETVINHLQSIDREIGKYLKKDWRFDRIPNAEIAVMRIGAAEMMYLDLPIEVAVNEAVEIAKKYCDEKSYRYINGILNNLGKNLQQIQE; encoded by the coding sequence ATGAATAAACAGAAAAGAAAATTTGAAAGAGAATTAGCTTATCGCGCAATTTTTCAAATTGGTTTTGAAGCAGATGATATGTCTCAAATAAAAGATAAGGTTTTAGCAACATTGAATAATGGAGCAGGATTTGAGCAGCTTGAAAATTCGGAAGAGGGAATAATTTCAAGTGATAAATATGGATATGCCCGTTTGCTTGTAGAAACAGTTATCAATCATTTACAGAGCATAGATCGAGAAATAGGAAAGTATCTAAAAAAAGACTGGCGCTTTGATCGTATACCCAATGCAGAAATTGCTGTTATGCGTATTGGTGCGGCAGAAATGATGTATTTAGATTTGCCCATTGAAGTTGCAGTGAATGAAGCAGTTGAAATTGCAAAAAAATATTGTGATGAAAAATCATATCGTTATATTAATGGGATACTTAACAACTTAGGAAAAAATTTACAACAGATACAAGAATAA
- a CDS encoding Asp23/Gls24 family envelope stress response protein: MEENMNMASNDVSNEMICSIASMAALGIDGIEKMFMRLSDEILDAIYPSAVSKGVKVIEKEEGYQIDLHVITSLGIKIPEVCEEVQKKVKESVEIMAGKPVSQVNILVKGCGKY; encoded by the coding sequence ATGGAAGAAAATATGAATATGGCCTCGAATGACGTATCAAATGAAATGATATGTTCAATAGCCAGTATGGCAGCTTTAGGAATTGATGGAATAGAAAAGATGTTTATGCGCCTTTCAGATGAAATACTTGATGCTATTTATCCATCTGCTGTTTCTAAAGGCGTTAAGGTAATTGAAAAAGAAGAGGGCTATCAAATAGATCTTCACGTTATTACGAGTCTCGGCATCAAAATTCCGGAAGTTTGCGAAGAAGTTCAAAAAAAAGTGAAAGAATCTGTGGAAATTATGGCAGGAAAACCAGTTTCTCAGGTTAATATTCTGGTTAAAGGATGCGGAAAATATTAA
- the efp gene encoding elongation factor P: protein MISAGEFKKGITFVMDGQVYVVVEFQHVKPGKGAAFVRTKIRNVITGAVTETTFSPNEKFERAHIDTKEMQYLYADGDLYYFMDLETYEQIPIEYEKVKDALQYLKENDNATIRFFKGEPFEVKAPNFVTLKVTQTEPGFKGDTATGANKPCTVETGAQITVPLFVNEGDTIRVDTRTGEYMERV, encoded by the coding sequence ATGATTTCAGCAGGAGAGTTTAAAAAAGGTATTACATTTGTAATGGACGGCCAAGTGTATGTTGTTGTCGAATTTCAGCATGTTAAGCCTGGAAAGGGAGCTGCTTTTGTCCGAACGAAAATCCGCAATGTCATTACAGGGGCAGTAACTGAAACAACTTTCTCACCAAATGAAAAATTCGAAAGAGCGCATATTGATACAAAAGAAATGCAGTATTTATATGCAGATGGGGATCTTTATTATTTTATGGATTTAGAAACATACGAACAGATTCCTATTGAATATGAAAAAGTGAAAGATGCGCTGCAATATCTGAAAGAAAACGATAATGCAACCATTCGGTTTTTCAAGGGTGAACCGTTTGAAGTTAAGGCACCTAACTTTGTTACATTAAAAGTTACGCAAACTGAACCAGGGTTCAAAGGCGATACGGCAACAGGCGCAAATAAACCATGTACTGTTGAAACAGGAGCGCAGATCACAGTTCCTTTGTTTGTAAATGAAGGCGATACTATTCGCGTTGATACGCGTACAGGCGAATATATGGAACGTGTTTGA
- the prmC gene encoding peptide chain release factor N(5)-glutamine methyltransferase has protein sequence MKQETFQSVLTWGTYYLKQHGISNPRFEAELLLSNVLGIDRVQLLVKSEHIVTASQKSRFVRFIEQRSQHKPYAQIVGHKEFMGLDFLVTPDVLIPRPDTENIVEEVLSIMQNMPQKKINILDLCCGSGAIGIALAKYEKKAVVTGSDLSEKAINIAKQNAKRNKVNITFLQSDLFQNISDRFDIIVTNPPYIPTQMIKELSEDVKDYEPRLALDGGESGLCFYKKIFNNASKYLQNEGYLICECGWDQVEDITDIAECNSFNVLRIIHDLANLNRGLVCKSINPN, from the coding sequence ATGAAACAAGAAACATTTCAAAGTGTACTTACTTGGGGGACTTATTACTTAAAACAGCATGGCATATCAAACCCTCGTTTTGAAGCTGAGCTTTTGCTGTCAAATGTATTAGGAATAGATCGTGTACAACTATTGGTCAAATCAGAACATATTGTTACAGCATCTCAAAAATCGAGGTTTGTTCGATTTATTGAGCAAAGGAGTCAGCATAAACCTTACGCTCAAATTGTAGGACATAAAGAATTTATGGGACTTGATTTTCTTGTTACCCCCGATGTTTTGATCCCTCGTCCAGATACAGAAAATATTGTGGAAGAGGTGCTTTCGATCATGCAAAACATGCCTCAGAAAAAGATAAATATTCTTGATTTGTGCTGCGGTTCTGGTGCAATTGGAATTGCACTTGCAAAATATGAAAAAAAGGCAGTGGTGACAGGAAGTGATCTGTCAGAAAAGGCAATAAATATTGCAAAGCAAAACGCTAAAAGAAATAAAGTCAATATAACTTTTCTTCAAAGCGATTTATTTCAAAATATTTCAGACCGTTTTGATATTATTGTAACAAATCCACCTTATATTCCGACTCAGATGATTAAAGAATTATCAGAAGATGTAAAAGATTATGAACCGCGTTTAGCACTGGACGGAGGAGAGAGCGGACTCTGCTTCTATAAAAAAATTTTTAATAATGCAAGCAAATATTTGCAAAATGAGGGTTATCTCATTTGTGAATGTGGTTGGGATCAGGTTGAAGATATCACGGATATTGCTGAATGCAATTCATTCAATGTTCTACGAATTATTCATGATCTCGCAAACCTTAACAGGGGTTTAGTGTGTAAGAGCATAAATCCCAATTGA
- the rpmE gene encoding 50S ribosomal protein L31 has protein sequence MKEGIHPKYGKAIVKCACGNTFETGSTKPELRVEICSACHPFYTGKQKLVDSGGRVERFKKKYAKVLNSEEK, from the coding sequence GTGAAAGAAGGCATCCACCCAAAATACGGTAAAGCCATTGTAAAATGCGCTTGTGGGAATACTTTTGAAACAGGGTCCACAAAACCGGAATTACGAGTTGAAATTTGCTCAGCTTGCCATCCATTTTATACAGGTAAGCAGAAATTAGTTGATTCTGGCGGACGCGTTGAAAGATTCAAGAAGAAATATGCTAAAGTTTTGAACAGTGAAGAAAAATAA
- a CDS encoding phosphohydrolase, which yields MEIIQEKKYFHQFYSLTADIINSSKFQTLKNQRHHGNELGRFAHCVRVAYYAYVITKKLHLDSTSTARGALLHDYYFEDWRKIEHHEKGLDRIRNMHAVAHPKRALKNAEADYHLNKKEENMILRHMFPVTITPPRYAESWIVSLVDKGVAAYEFAQSFRRTQFHHASQAMNNV from the coding sequence ATGGAAATAATACAGGAAAAGAAATATTTTCATCAATTTTATTCGTTAACTGCTGATATTATTAACAGCTCAAAATTTCAAACACTTAAAAATCAACGTCATCATGGCAATGAATTAGGACGATTTGCTCATTGTGTGCGTGTCGCGTATTACGCTTACGTGATTACAAAAAAATTACATTTAGACAGTACTTCGACAGCAAGAGGAGCTTTGCTGCACGATTATTATTTTGAAGATTGGCGAAAAATAGAACATCACGAAAAGGGTTTAGATCGAATTCGAAATATGCATGCAGTTGCACACCCTAAAAGGGCCTTGAAGAATGCTGAAGCAGACTATCATCTTAATAAAAAAGAAGAAAATATGATATTGCGGCATATGTTTCCAGTAACAATTACACCTCCGCGCTATGCGGAAAGCTGGATTGTCTCTCTTGTGGATAAAGGTGTGGCAGCATATGAGTTTGCACAGTCCTTTCGGCGTACACAGTTCCATCATGCTTCGCAGGCAATGAATAATGTCTAA
- the proC gene encoding pyrroline-5-carboxylate reductase: MTTTQQIGIIGAGNMATAITHGIIKNQYALSSSVHVFDPDQTKLTRIKDELRVIAEKDNIALTQHSDLIILAVKPNIYPSVIAEIRDYVTDSKTIVTIAAGQKISKIEELFGKPIAMVRVMPNTPALVGAGMSALTPNTLISKEKKEEVLQLFNCLGKAEFVPEKMMDAVTGLSGSSPAFVFMFIEALSDAAVQGGMPRQQAYTFAAQTVLGSAKLLLESEKHPGVLKDMVTSPSGTTIEGVLSLEKNGFRGIVAQALQATIQKSIDMSKEA, encoded by the coding sequence ATGACAACCACACAACAAATTGGAATCATTGGAGCGGGGAATATGGCAACAGCTATTACCCACGGTATTATTAAAAATCAATATGCTTTGTCATCATCCGTTCATGTATTTGATCCCGATCAAACAAAATTAACTCGTATAAAGGATGAACTGCGTGTCATTGCAGAAAAAGATAATATTGCCCTCACCCAACATTCAGACTTAATTATTCTCGCTGTTAAGCCAAATATTTATCCCTCAGTAATCGCTGAAATTCGCGATTACGTTACTGACTCAAAAACAATTGTAACCATTGCCGCCGGACAAAAAATCTCAAAAATAGAAGAACTTTTTGGAAAACCAATTGCTATGGTGCGTGTCATGCCTAATACACCTGCTTTAGTTGGTGCAGGCATGTCAGCCTTAACACCTAATACACTTATTTCTAAAGAAAAAAAAGAAGAAGTCCTTCAACTATTTAACTGTCTGGGAAAAGCAGAATTTGTACCTGAAAAAATGATGGACGCTGTGACAGGACTTTCAGGTTCTTCTCCTGCTTTTGTTTTTATGTTCATTGAAGCTTTATCTGATGCAGCAGTACAAGGTGGAATGCCTCGTCAACAAGCTTATACTTTTGCTGCGCAAACCGTTTTGGGTTCCGCAAAGCTTCTTTTAGAATCAGAAAAACATCCAGGTGTTTTAAAAGATATGGTCACTTCTCCTTCCGGGACCACAATTGAGGGCGTTTTATCCCTTGAAAAAAATGGTTTTCGCGGCATTGTTGCGCAAGCTTTACAAGCCACCATCCAAAAATCAATTGATATGTCAAAAGAGGCATAA
- the ychF gene encoding redox-regulated ATPase YchF, with product MQIGIIGLPNVGKSTIFNAITKAGAESANYPFCTIDPNVGMVSVPDPRLDVLGEMYHTKKIVPTTIEFVDIAGLVKGASRGEGLGNKFLANIREVDAVAHVVRCFDDDNVVHVSGKIDPIDDVETINLELIFADLEMIDRRIDKTQRAAKGSKEAKKQLEVLQRVKASLEAQKKPNPDDYSKEEWDWVSSLQMICTKPIFYIANVSEDELSEDNDYVKRLRDYVAPSEVVKISAKIEEEISGLEDNEKKEFLDALGMKTSGLDRVISVAYRLLGLISFLTAGPDECRAWTIKKGTKAPQAAGKVHTDMERGFIKAEITSYEDLIASGSEARAREQGLTRTEGKDYVMKDGDVTFFKFNV from the coding sequence ATGCAAATAGGAATCATTGGTTTGCCTAATGTTGGGAAAAGCACGATTTTTAATGCCATTACAAAAGCGGGTGCGGAATCAGCTAACTATCCATTTTGTACAATAGATCCAAATGTTGGAATGGTTTCAGTCCCAGATCCACGGTTGGATGTATTGGGAGAAATGTATCATACAAAAAAGATCGTTCCGACAACGATTGAATTTGTAGATATCGCAGGATTGGTTAAAGGTGCAAGCAGAGGTGAAGGACTTGGAAATAAATTTCTTGCGAATATTCGGGAAGTTGATGCCGTAGCTCATGTTGTCAGATGTTTCGATGATGATAATGTCGTTCATGTATCAGGGAAAATTGATCCCATTGATGATGTGGAAACCATCAACTTAGAATTGATATTTGCTGATTTAGAAATGATTGATCGGAGAATTGACAAAACACAGCGTGCAGCAAAGGGTTCTAAAGAAGCAAAAAAACAGCTTGAAGTTTTACAACGTGTTAAGGCTTCATTGGAAGCTCAAAAAAAGCCAAATCCTGATGATTATTCGAAAGAAGAATGGGATTGGGTTTCTAGTTTGCAAATGATTTGTACAAAGCCTATTTTTTATATTGCAAATGTTTCAGAAGATGAATTATCTGAAGATAATGACTACGTTAAGCGTCTTAGAGACTATGTAGCGCCGTCTGAAGTTGTGAAAATTTCAGCAAAAATTGAAGAAGAAATTTCCGGACTGGAAGACAATGAAAAGAAAGAATTCCTTGACGCTTTGGGAATGAAGACTTCAGGCTTAGATCGTGTTATATCAGTAGCATATCGGTTGTTGGGCTTGATTTCTTTTTTAACAGCTGGTCCGGACGAATGCCGTGCTTGGACTATTAAAAAGGGAACAAAAGCACCGCAGGCTGCTGGAAAAGTTCATACTGATATGGAACGGGGATTTATTAAAGCAGAAATTACCAGTTATGAGGATTTAATCGCGTCTGGCAGCGAAGCACGAGCGAGAGAACAGGGATTAACTCGGACAGAAGGAAAAGATTATGTCATGAAAGACGGGGACGTGACATTTTTCAAATTTAATGTATGA
- the rsfS gene encoding ribosome silencing factor has product MNNNKIFDIDPADFVKLCQKWIDDRLGINTKIIDVRGKSSLADFIVITSGNSVRQVHAISQNIQDSASQMGIEPKSVEGDQECRWVLLDYYDVIIHVFHEEEREFYNLERLWQDDLRPSKQEK; this is encoded by the coding sequence ATGAATAATAATAAGATTTTTGATATCGATCCAGCGGATTTTGTGAAATTATGTCAAAAATGGATTGATGATCGTTTAGGAATTAATACAAAAATCATCGATGTCAGAGGGAAGTCTTCTCTGGCAGATTTTATTGTTATTACCAGTGGCAACAGTGTCAGACAAGTCCACGCTATCAGTCAGAATATTCAAGATAGCGCTTCTCAGATGGGAATTGAACCGAAAAGTGTTGAAGGAGATCAGGAATGCCGCTGGGTCTTGCTTGACTACTATGATGTTATTATTCATGTTTTCCATGAAGAAGAACGCGAATTTTATAATTTAGAACGCCTTTGGCAAGACGATCTTAGACCATCGAAACAGGAAAAATAA
- the yqeK gene encoding bis(5'-nucleosyl)-tetraphosphatase (symmetrical) YqeK: MKNENQFEQIKSELKKHLKPHRFNHTLGVVKMASKLAQKYDVDVKQAKLAALLHDCAKNFSNQEMLQVAKNEKIALDPIMLLEPQLLHGPVGAAIAKKTYHVHDPEVLSAIACHTTGKSDMSLLDKIIYLSDFIEPGRDYPGVERLRRDCFEKDINTACKEAFDNTISYVISIGGLLHPKTIEARNYIIIEDKYQLEKDR, encoded by the coding sequence ATGAAAAATGAAAATCAGTTTGAACAGATAAAATCAGAGTTAAAAAAGCATTTAAAACCGCATCGATTCAATCATACTTTAGGTGTCGTTAAAATGGCTTCAAAATTAGCTCAAAAATACGATGTGGATGTTAAACAAGCTAAATTGGCGGCTTTATTACATGATTGTGCAAAAAATTTTTCTAATCAGGAAATGCTTCAAGTTGCCAAAAATGAGAAGATTGCATTAGATCCGATTATGTTGTTAGAACCTCAACTTTTGCATGGACCGGTAGGAGCTGCAATAGCTAAGAAAACGTATCATGTCCATGATCCTGAGGTGCTGTCTGCAATTGCCTGTCATACGACAGGGAAAAGTGATATGAGCCTTTTAGATAAAATCATTTATTTATCTGATTTTATTGAACCAGGCCGTGATTATCCTGGCGTAGAACGTTTGCGACGGGACTGTTTTGAAAAAGATATTAACACTGCATGTAAAGAAGCATTTGACAACACCATTTCATATGTGATTAGTATTGGCGGACTGCTTCATCCCAAGACGATTGAAGCACGCAATTATATTATTATTGAAGATAAGTACCAATTGGAAAAGGACCGTTAA
- the nadD gene encoding nicotinate-nucleotide adenylyltransferase — translation MGGKIGIFGGSFNPIHIGHLHLAESARVQFDMERVIFIPTGMNPFKYKEKQRNDISERKSRYEMVCLATKSNPYFEVSPIEINRVGKTYTIDTIRKVKESYPDKELYFIAGADIIFSITKWRKIDEVFRQTAFIVAERPGYPNAKLRWTIARLKHRYQARIYLMMLSGMDITSTDIRKRIKAGKSVRYLIPDEVNAYIQDKHLYR, via the coding sequence ATGGGTGGGAAAATTGGAATTTTCGGCGGAAGTTTTAATCCTATTCATATTGGCCATTTACATTTAGCAGAGTCGGCTAGGGTTCAATTTGATATGGAACGTGTAATTTTTATTCCGACGGGAATGAATCCTTTTAAATACAAAGAAAAGCAGAGAAACGATATATCTGAACGAAAAAGTCGTTATGAAATGGTTTGTCTGGCAACAAAGTCTAATCCCTATTTTGAGGTTTCTCCAATTGAGATTAACCGTGTTGGAAAAACCTATACAATAGACACGATTCGAAAAGTAAAAGAAAGTTACCCTGATAAAGAACTGTATTTTATTGCAGGAGCAGACATTATTTTTAGCATCACAAAATGGCGAAAAATTGATGAGGTTTTTCGTCAAACTGCATTTATAGTGGCTGAAAGACCAGGTTATCCAAATGCAAAGTTGCGATGGACGATAGCGAGGCTTAAACATCGTTATCAAGCACGGATATATCTTATGATGCTATCTGGGATGGATATTACTTCAACAGACATTAGAAAAAGAATCAAAGCCGGAAAATCGGTCCGCTATTTGATTCCAGATGAGGTAAATGCTTATATTCAGGATAAGCATTTGTATCGTTAA
- a CDS encoding YhbY family RNA-binding protein — MLTSKQRSYLRKLAVSENPIVYIGKSGIDREITNQAHKAIVARELVKGKVQQNAPVDARTAAEHLAAELKADVVNVMGNTFVLFKRNLQHIRIELPTKKK; from the coding sequence ATGTTAACGAGTAAACAAAGAAGTTATTTAAGAAAATTAGCAGTTTCGGAAAACCCTATTGTATATATTGGAAAATCTGGAATAGATAGGGAAATTACGAATCAAGCACACAAAGCAATTGTAGCGCGAGAATTGGTAAAAGGCAAAGTCCAGCAAAATGCGCCTGTCGATGCAAGGACAGCTGCAGAACATCTTGCAGCAGAATTAAAGGCTGATGTCGTCAACGTTATGGGAAATACATTTGTTTTGTTTAAAAGAAATCTACAGCATATTCGCATTGAATTGCCAACGAAGAAAAAATAA
- the obgE gene encoding GTPase ObgE — MIDQVQIYVKGGRGGHGGMTFHRAKYIPKGGPDGGNGGQGGSVIIQATHSMRTLAPFKYKKKYQATDGGDGISNKRSGKNGEDIIVRVPVGTLVKDRTTGEILADLCNDGQKIIAARGGRGGLGNYNFTTSTRQSPRFAQGGSKGEERTLILELKLIADVGLLGFPNVGKSTFLSVVTKATPKIGNYPFTTIEPNLGVVEWKNFESFVIEDVPGIIEGASEGVGLGLQFLRHLERTKLFLHFLDVSQTAVMGEKPLDCFDKINAELKAYNPKMLNKPQIVVLSKSDLSDLETVNKVAEELKARQYPVFTISSVTNNGIDQLLGYTIKMLKEIPDQKPIVSEEKNDIDVDRIYTLKSSAPKFSIEKQQRGSDNVYVVKGDFDQLIHSVNFDDLISTRYFQRRLKEAGVFKALEEKGIQDEDIVSIEGIEFEYFK; from the coding sequence ATGATCGATCAAGTTCAAATTTACGTAAAAGGTGGACGTGGCGGTCACGGAGGAATGACTTTTCACCGTGCAAAGTATATTCCAAAGGGCGGCCCTGACGGTGGAAATGGTGGTCAAGGTGGCTCGGTAATCATCCAAGCAACCCACAGTATGCGAACACTTGCGCCATTTAAGTATAAGAAAAAATATCAGGCAACAGATGGCGGAGACGGGATCTCTAATAAACGTTCAGGAAAAAACGGTGAAGATATTATCGTTAGAGTTCCAGTTGGAACGCTTGTGAAAGATCGTACAACCGGAGAAATTTTAGCCGATTTATGCAATGACGGTCAAAAAATTATTGCTGCGAGGGGGGGGCGCGGAGGATTAGGAAATTACAATTTTACGACTTCTACACGTCAATCGCCGCGTTTTGCCCAAGGCGGTTCGAAAGGTGAAGAACGTACACTTATTCTTGAATTAAAATTAATTGCAGATGTTGGACTGCTTGGATTCCCCAATGTAGGCAAATCTACTTTTCTCTCTGTAGTAACAAAAGCAACGCCAAAAATTGGCAATTATCCTTTTACAACAATTGAACCGAATCTTGGAGTTGTAGAGTGGAAGAATTTTGAATCTTTTGTTATCGAAGATGTGCCTGGCATCATTGAAGGTGCCAGTGAGGGTGTTGGGCTTGGACTGCAGTTTTTACGGCATCTCGAAAGGACAAAACTTTTTTTACATTTTCTTGATGTTTCTCAGACGGCTGTAATGGGAGAAAAACCTCTTGACTGTTTTGATAAAATTAATGCAGAATTGAAGGCCTATAATCCCAAAATGTTAAATAAACCTCAAATTGTTGTGCTTTCAAAATCTGATTTATCTGACCTCGAAACAGTTAATAAAGTTGCGGAAGAACTCAAAGCACGCCAATATCCCGTTTTTACAATTTCTTCTGTAACTAATAACGGGATTGATCAGCTGCTTGGCTACACAATAAAAATGTTGAAAGAAATTCCCGATCAAAAACCCATTGTTAGTGAAGAGAAAAATGATATTGATGTCGATCGGATCTATACTTTAAAGTCATCAGCACCAAAATTCTCAATTGAAAAACAGCAAAGGGGATCAGATAATGTATACGTTGTAAAGGGAGATTTCGATCAACTTATTCATTCAGTTAATTTTGATGATTTGATTTCCACGCGTTATTTCCAGAGAAGACTGAAAGAAGCCGGTGTTTTTAAAGCGTTAGAAGAAAAAGGGATCCAGGACGAAGATATTGTGTCCATTGAAGGAATAGAGTTTGAATATTTTAAATAG
- the rpmA gene encoding 50S ribosomal protein L27 codes for MLKMDLQLFAHKKGVGSSKNGRDSESKRLGVKKGDGAHVLAGNILVRQRGTKIHPGKNVGKGGDDTLFATIDGVVAFERLGRNKKQCSVYPSSLAE; via the coding sequence ATGTTGAAAATGGATTTACAGCTTTTTGCTCATAAAAAAGGTGTCGGGAGTTCAAAGAACGGCCGTGATTCTGAATCAAAACGTTTGGGTGTAAAAAAGGGTGATGGCGCTCACGTCTTGGCTGGCAATATTTTAGTTCGTCAACGCGGAACTAAAATCCATCCAGGAAAGAATGTTGGAAAGGGCGGCGACGATACACTTTTTGCTACAATTGATGGCGTCGTTGCATTTGAACGTTTAGGGCGCAACAAAAAACAGTGCTCTGTTTATCCAAGCAGTTTAGCTGAATAA
- a CDS encoding ribosomal-processing cysteine protease Prp, which translates to MICVRIRYHEDSVTHIDVTGHSGYEDSGKDIVCAGISALTIALINGMTEVLHYQEKDILEEHSAGVTRIDVPLLEKEEDVKKRNGLNVLLQTYLLNIRLIEDTYGDFVKVVEVKDKRTID; encoded by the coding sequence ATGATTTGTGTCCGGATTCGCTATCACGAAGATTCGGTTACTCATATTGATGTGACCGGACATAGCGGATATGAAGATAGCGGAAAAGATATTGTTTGCGCTGGAATTTCTGCATTGACAATTGCTTTGATTAATGGAATGACAGAAGTCTTGCATTATCAGGAAAAAGATATATTAGAAGAACACAGCGCAGGTGTAACAAGAATTGATGTCCCGCTTCTTGAAAAAGAAGAAGATGTTAAAAAAAGAAATGGACTAAATGTTTTACTGCAGACATATCTTTTAAATATTCGGCTTATTGAAGATACATATGGTGATTTTGTAAAGGTAGTTGAAGTTAAAGACAAAAGAACCATTGACTGA
- the rplU gene encoding 50S ribosomal protein L21: MYAIIKTGGKQYRVAQDDVIEIEKIKGLSENDEVTFDDVLAVGEGADIAIGTPTVEGATVKGQVLELCKSPKVIVYKYKPKKDYRRKQGHRQPFMKVKITKIEK; encoded by the coding sequence ATGTACGCAATTATTAAAACTGGTGGAAAGCAATATCGTGTTGCTCAAGATGATGTCATTGAAATCGAAAAGATCAAAGGACTTTCTGAAAATGATGAAGTCACATTTGATGATGTCTTAGCTGTTGGTGAAGGCGCAGATATCGCTATTGGGACACCGACTGTTGAAGGTGCAACGGTTAAAGGACAGGTGCTTGAATTATGCAAGAGTCCTAAGGTCATTGTTTACAAGTACAAACCTAAGAAAGATTATCGTCGTAAACAGGGCCATCGTCAGCCTTTCATGAAAGTTAAGATTACAAAAATCGAAAAATAA